The following are from one region of the Methanoculleus caldifontis genome:
- the artA gene encoding archaeosortase A — protein MKDYLVLISCICFLAFLVPGRFRKYFAVGGWASIVGYLFLELPYYFSLNNFMYPIIALLSVPFLYITIKYLLLGDPRVMQLSGIAAVAFLIFAPFAYIPALGDWLIAIVVNQTSAALAAVGYPVNLDAWNLVERNGFRTEIILACTGIQSIAIMLGVAWGVQSTLRQKVIGFLVVFPTIYVLNIVRNVFVITAYTEQWFPFLPQIAGNGEFGYESFFWAHNVMAELGALVFLVVLAYALFMVLPELGTLADNLYRLYRSEVERILRPKAARSDLQP, from the coding sequence ATGAAGGATTACCTGGTGCTGATCTCCTGCATCTGCTTTCTCGCCTTTCTTGTCCCGGGCCGGTTCCGGAAGTACTTTGCCGTCGGCGGCTGGGCAAGCATCGTCGGATACCTCTTCCTTGAGCTCCCCTACTACTTCTCCCTCAATAACTTCATGTATCCGATAATAGCCCTGCTCTCGGTCCCCTTCCTCTATATCACCATCAAATATCTGCTCCTTGGCGATCCGCGGGTGATGCAGCTCTCGGGGATCGCGGCCGTGGCGTTCCTGATCTTCGCTCCCTTCGCCTACATCCCGGCACTCGGGGACTGGCTCATCGCGATCGTCGTGAACCAGACGTCCGCGGCGCTTGCGGCGGTCGGGTACCCCGTGAACCTGGACGCCTGGAACCTGGTGGAGCGCAACGGCTTCAGGACCGAGATCATCCTCGCCTGCACGGGGATTCAGAGCATCGCGATCATGCTCGGCGTCGCCTGGGGCGTGCAGTCGACGCTCCGGCAGAAGGTCATCGGGTTTCTCGTGGTCTTCCCGACGATCTACGTCTTAAACATCGTCCGGAACGTCTTCGTGATCACGGCGTATACCGAGCAGTGGTTCCCCTTCCTCCCCCAGATCGCCGGCAACGGCGAGTTCGGGTACGAGAGTTTCTTCTGGGCGCATAATGTCATGGCCGAACTGGGAGCGCTCGTCTTCCTCGTCGTCCTCGCCTACGCCCTCTTCATGGTCCTTCCCGAACTCGGCACCCTCGCCGACAACCTCTACCGGCTCTACAGGAGCGAGGTGGAACGGATCCTCCGGCCGAAGGCCGCGCGGTCCGATCTCCAGCCCTGA
- a CDS encoding transcription factor S — MMFCPQCKGLMISSGGQLKCKKCGYIREINDLDRLRKTDKRVEKEITIVDEEDKIATLPTASIKCPECDCLTAYWWLRQLRAADESEVRFFRCTACGKTWREYD, encoded by the coding sequence ATGATGTTCTGTCCACAGTGCAAAGGCCTGATGATATCGTCCGGGGGTCAGCTGAAGTGCAAAAAATGCGGTTATATCAGGGAGATCAACGACCTCGACCGGTTGAGGAAGACAGACAAACGTGTGGAGAAGGAGATCACCATCGTTGACGAAGAGGATAAGATAGCAACCCTTCCGACCGCGAGCATCAAATGTCCCGAGTGCGACTGCCTGACGGCATACTGGTGGCTGCGGCAGCTGCGGGCGGCAGATGAGAGCGAGGTCCGGTTCTTCCGCTGCACGGCCTGCGGGAAGACCTGGCGCGAATACGACTAA